TTTTCCAAAAAAACAAGTTGATAGAGCAAAGAATAGCCGAGGCGACTAGAGTTAATCGAGGGTTGGTGAGTGAGATAAATCTTCTGCAAAAACAGTTATCGGCTAATCCTGATATTGAAGTTGATAAACAATTTGATAGTTTGCAGCAGCAAAGTCAGCAATTATCAATGACGATTTCTCAAGTGATCGATGGCATGGTTTCGCCGTCACAGATGGCAAAGCTGTTAGAAAGTGTTTTAGCGAATGGCAAAAAACTTAATTTAGTGAGCCTAACATCATTGCCTGCCAAGCCAGTTGGAACGAATAAAGCGGATAACAATTACTACATTCATCCGGTAAGAATTGAACTGACGGGTCAATACTTCGCTATCCAAAGTTATTTATCTGCCCTGGAAAGCTTACCCGTTAAGTACTACTGGCATAGTTTGAAATATACAGTGGAAGACTATCCTCAAGCTAGATTAATACTCGTGGTATATACGATAGGTTCGCGAGAGGAGTTTATCGGTGGCTAAATTCAGCAGTATGGTCGGAATTTTTTTCTTAATACTTGTTACTCAGGCATGGGCGGAATCTGATCCAACCAAGCCACTGGCATGGATGCAGCCACAACAGCAGCAAAAAGTGGTCAAAAAGCCACTGCCCAAGCTGGATAGTATTATTTGTACGACACAATGCTCTGCGGTTATTGGCGGAGAAGTTGTGTCATCTGGAGATGATATTGATGGTTATCGAGTGAGACAAATCGAGTCGTCAAAAGTTGTTATCGCTCGGGGAAAGCAACAATGGACACTTGAATTATACTCTCAAGATATAAAGCAATAAGGTATGGGTAGCGCATGCGTAAATTGATTATCGGAGCCATGGTCTGTAGTTTACTTGGATGCTCAATGGGACATCGAGATCCGGTAGAGATAAAGCAGGCTCTCAATACAGCTGTCGCGGATAGTAAAGATCAGCGATTAGCTACCTTACCCGATTCTGTTGAAGCAGATTTAATGCCTGGACAATCTCAGCTCGAGGTTGCTGAACCTAAACAGCTCAAAAGATTTCGTATAAAAACAGATGGTGTTGAGGCTAAAGCCTTTTTTACCAGTCTGGTGAAGGGCACCGATTACAGTGTGGCGATACACCCTGATGTCTCTGGAAAAATTACGGTTAATCTCTCTGACGTGACCTTGGATGATGTTCTTAATGTGGTGCGTGATCTTTATGGTTATGAAATCGATAAAATTGGCAAGGTCATCCAGATCTATCCTGCGGGGTTGCGTACAGTCACTTTACCTGTTGATTATTTACAATTTAAGCGATCAGGACGGTCTTTAACCGCCATAAATACTGGGACGATTACAACCAATGGATCGAGTTCGAGTTCTAGCTCAAATTCTTCATCAAGCTCGTCATCCAGTTCAACAAGTTCATTGTTGAGTTCAGGAAACGATACCGACAATTCAGGCAGCAATAGTAGCTCCTCTTTAAGTGGTGGCACCGAAATAGA
This DNA window, taken from Vibrio nitrifigilis, encodes the following:
- the pilO gene encoding type 4a pilus biogenesis protein PilO, with protein sequence MKERWLVLSEHFANRSMREKVLIVLSGLVVICLLIQTVLIDPLFQKNKLIEQRIAEATRVNRGLVSEINLLQKQLSANPDIEVDKQFDSLQQQSQQLSMTISQVIDGMVSPSQMAKLLESVLANGKKLNLVSLTSLPAKPVGTNKADNNYYIHPVRIELTGQYFAIQSYLSALESLPVKYYWHSLKYTVEDYPQARLILVVYTIGSREEFIGG
- a CDS encoding MSHA biogenesis protein MshK — encoded protein: MAKFSSMVGIFFLILVTQAWAESDPTKPLAWMQPQQQQKVVKKPLPKLDSIICTTQCSAVIGGEVVSSGDDIDGYRVRQIESSKVVIARGKQQWTLELYSQDIKQ